Proteins co-encoded in one Salvia splendens isolate huo1 chromosome 4, SspV2, whole genome shotgun sequence genomic window:
- the LOC121801354 gene encoding probable galacturonosyltransferase-like 9, translated as MGLSRISSELIAAVGFILLLLPTCLAIRSFPNSVGFAEAPDYINGVECRPHSGGERAVCDSSVVHVAMTLDSEYLRGSVAAVHSVLRHASCPEEIFFHFIATDSEPAALTRTVRSVFPSLSFKLYIFRQETVTGLISSSIRPALENPLNYARNYLGDMIDPCVKRVVYLDSDLVLVDDVAKLWETNITGSRVIGAPEYCHANFTKYFTDSFWSDPVLSRVFGSRRPCYFNTGVMVMDLKKWREGQFRKKIENWMELQRKNRIYELGSLPPFLLVFGGNVEPIDHRWNQHGLGGDNVAGSCRALHPGPVSLLHWSGKGKPWVRLDERKPCPLDYLWQPYDLYKGRGKVLYLQHQELHLAITSNFHGSYSSYFF; from the coding sequence ATGGgtctttcaagaatttcttcagagctAATCGCCGCCGTCGGATTCATCCTCCTCCTGCTGCCGACGTGTCTCGCAATCCGATCCTTCCCCAACAGCGTGGGCTTCGCCGAGGCGCCGGACTACATCAACGGCGTGGAATGCCGGCCGCATTCCGGCGGGGAGAGAGCAGTCTGCGACTCCTCGGTGGTCCACGTGGCGATGACGCTCGACTCCGAGTACCTCCGCGGGTCTGTCGCCGCGGTGCACTCCGTCCTCCGCCACGCCTCCTGCCCGGAGGAGATCTTCTTCCACTTCATCGCCACCGACTCCGAGCCGGCCGCCCTCACCCGGACCGTCAGGTCCGTTTTCCCCTCTCTCAGCTTCAAGCTCTACATTTTCCGCCAAGAAACGGTCACGGGCCTCATATCCTCCTCTATCCGACCCGCTTTGGAGAACCCGCTCAACTACGCCCGGAACTATCTGGGCGACATGATCGACCCGTGCGTGAAGCGGGTCGTCTATCTGGATTCGGATCTTGTGCTAGTCGACGACGTAGCCAAGCTCTGGGAAACCAACATAACCGGGTCGAGAGTAATCGGGGCCCCGGAATACTGCCACGCGAATTTCACCAAGTACTTCACCGACAGTTTCTGGTCCGACCCGGTTCTGAGCCGGGTATTCGGGTCGAGGCGGCCGTGTTATTTTAACACCGGGGTTATGGTGATGGATTTGAAGAAATGGAGGGAGGGGCAATTCCGGAAGAAGATCGAGAATTGGATGGAACTGCAGAGAAAGAACAGGATATACGAGCTGGGGTCGTTGCCTCCGTTTTTACTAGTGTTTGGTGGGAACGTGGAGCCCATCGATCACAGGTGGAACCAGCACGGATTGGGAGGTGACAACGTGGCGGGATCGTGTAGGGCGCTGCACCCTGGTCCAGTGAGCCTGCTGCACTGGAGCGGAAAGGGGAAGCCGTGGGTCCGGCTTGATGAGAGGAAGCCCTGTCCATTGGATTATCTGTGGCAGCCCTACGATTTGTACAAAGGGAGAGGGAAGGTACTATATCTACAGCATCAGGAACTACACTTGGCCATCACTAGCAATTTCCATGGATCATATTCTAGCTATTTCTTTTGA
- the LOC121799163 gene encoding germin-like protein subfamily 1 member 1, producing the protein MKIQYIFLLHFLLALLHFTSLIRSDPEPLNDYCVAETKNHHNIFLNSVPCINPNHTLASHFSTSALSEPGSMNQFDFNVTLSNVNNLPGLNTLGLTMARVDIAANGLVPPHSHPRASEVTILLEGSLLVGFVDTSNKLYTQRLRPGDSFVFPKGLIHFLYNTGISSPALAVSGLSSQNPGAQVSSVASFASHPGMPDDVLRKGFKMNGQDVARIRRNLGG; encoded by the coding sequence ATGAAAATCCAATATATTTTCTTGCTACATTTCCTCTTGGCCTTGCTACATTTCACTAGCCTAATCAGATCCGACCCCGAACCACTAAATGACTATTGCGTGGCCGAAACCAAAAATCATCacaatattttcttaaatagTGTACCATGCATAAACCCCAATCACACTCTAGCCTCCCATTTCTCCACGTCAGCATTGTCCGAACCCGGTAGCATGAACCAATTTGACTTCAACGTTACACTAAGCAACGTCAACAATTTACCCGGTCTCAACACCCTAGGCCTAACCATGGCACGTGTGGACATCGCAGCCAATGGTCTCGTGCCACCTCATTCCCACCCTAGGGCTTCGGAAGTCACCATTTTGCTCGAGGGCTCTCTCTTAGTCGGATTCGTCGACACTTCAAATAAGCTCTACACACAACGCTTAAGACCCGGTGACTCTTTCGTGTTCCCTAAAGGTCTGATTCATTTCTTGTACAACACGGGGATATCAAGCCCGGCCTTGGCTGTGTCGGGGCTGAGCAGTCAGAACCCGGGAGCGCAAGTCTCGTCAGTTGCCTCGTTTGCCTCACACCCGGGCATGCCAGATGATGTGTTGCGGAAGGGATTCAAGATGAATGGACAAGATGTTGCTAGAATTAGAAGGAATCTTGGAGGGTGA